The Phormidium yuhuli AB48 DNA window AGTCTTCTTCATATAAAAAAATAGGAGGAATGGGAATATTCATGATAAATGATTCAATCAAGTTAGACTTTCTTTCCACATTCCACCGCCGTCTCCTTTGAAAGGTAGGATCGATTTTGTATTTTTCGCTATTGATTAATTCCTTGATTGTTCCCAAAGGATACCTTGCTTGCTCAGTAACAATTCTGACATCACCGCGAATATATTTTTCATTAATTGCATCATCAGTCGAGCATCCAGCATCAATCTCAAAATCATTTTTTTGCTTCGCTGGCTCTAGGTTCTCATTTCTAAAAAGCTCAGTTTTAAGTTCATCTTTTTTTATTTTAGACATAGTTTTAATCCTTGTAAAACCTTCACTGAACAAATTAAGTCCCTTCGCATTCATATCTTTTCTTAAAGAGCTTCTCTTAAAGGAGAGATACAACAGTCCACTCTATCCCGGTTTTTCCAAGCGGCATGGGTTGAAAGTCTCTTAAGAGAGAAATTGGAAGCGAGGATGTAGAATCACGATATTCTGCCTTTAATTATACCGCATTGATAAAGTAATATGGTGCATTCAGCAACAAAAATTTAGAAAACCAAGGGAGTTAGGTATTTCAGTAAGGCTTCTCGCTACCGAACTCCTCACGTAAGGATTCAGCCAGGGACGAGAGAAGGCATGGAGACCTTTTCAGGAGCCGCCGCTGCCATTAAAGCTTGCTTCAGGAAGGTTATCACTGAACGTCCCTGAGCACGACAGGTCTGAATCACGCTCAGCCACCTAGCCGTCTGGGCAAAACCTGCCATCGAACGCGACCCACCACCAACCTTCCGCTTCGTCACCGTCAACCGCAACGAACGTTCCGCACGATTATTATCCGGGGGAATTTCTGGATGAGTCAGAAAATACCACTAGCTGCTTTGTCGCGCAGAGAGCGCAACAATAAGCCGGCATCATGCTCCACCTTCGGCAGCCACTGTTCCAGTGCTGCTTCCACTTCACTCCTAAAGCTTTGCGCCCATTCAGGGTACGCACCCCCATCCTGGGTTTCCCGCCATCGACGGTGCTGCTCAAACGCCGTATCAATCAAATCCAGGAATCCCTTCGCTACCTCTGGATTGTTCCCCGGCTTGAGCTTGCCCACCTTTTTGAACTGTCTTCTCAGATGCGCCAGACATTTCTGTTGGGCCTTCACCTCATAACCGTTGTACAGGCTGAAGTCATCCGAGACGAGCACTCCTTCAAATCGCTCACCTAATAGTTTTACTAATTCTTCCCTTGAACGGGTTTCAGCCGCGTGGAATAAGCAAAATCCTACCCCACACACTACCCACATCCACTCTTTTACACCATTGACTAGCCATGGGGTTTCATCCACTTGTCCATAGCTGTGCTGCTTTATCCGGTCTCCCAGTTCCTCTCCCATCGGCTCCACGCTTTGCGATGTCCCCGCATTGATTGCTTGTAATGTCCTCACCCCGACTGTGATTTTTCCCAGCTCTACTAAGAATTCTTGCTGCTTTTCATCGCTCATCTGGGCGTAGTTCCCCAGCTACACTATTCAAGTTTCCCCGGAATTGGTGGTTGAAATTGCGGCCAGTCGTGCGGCGATCGATTTGGGGGACAAAAAACGAGTCTATCGACGCAATGGGGTTCAGGAATATCTGGTTTGGCAAATCTTTGATGAAAAACTGGATTGGTTTTATCTGGAGGAGGGGGTTTATCAGTCTCTGACTCCTGATGAGGCGGGGATTCTCCGTAGTCGTGTTTTTCCGGGATTATGGCTGAATCGGCCGCAACTGTTGCAAAATAATCTGGCGGCTGTGCTTAATACGCTACAACTGGGGCTGCAATCTTCGGAACATGAGGCGTTTGTTCAATAAAAGCAAAACTCATTATTTAGTTGTCTGATTATTTCTAATAAATATCTTCATCTTCCGGCAATACAAAGGTTCCCACCCGCCAATCATAAAAATCTGGACATCGCCAAATAAAATAGCGAATTACAAAGGGAGGAACAATCAAAACCACGGCAGTTCGTAAATTGTCTTGCCAACATTCGCGAACTTGATTCAGATGACTAAGAATTGCCGGAATATCCCGAGTATGGCAAGGGAAGGTCAAGAACTTAGCGGTAGAGAACGAGCAAGGCACTGAGGGCAACGTTTTGGGTGGAGGCAGCCATTTTTTTATCGACCGCGAGGTAGTAAGAGGCGCAGAGTTCTGGTACTCCCATCTCTCTGGGGTGGCGTTTTTGTTGAAACAAGATGAAGTCTCGGATATAGTGGAGTATGGAACTTCTTGGTTTTGCGACTGAGATGCCTAAAGCGGATGGCTTGGCGCACGCGATCGAGAAGTTTGGGCGGTTGAGGCACTGATGAGTGGTCATAAGGAGAAAATTATCATGCAGATTACGATTGAACTTCCCGACGACATAGCCAATCAATTACAACCCGTCAATGTTTCCCGCCGAGTTCTAGAACTTATCGCTGCCGATCACTATCGTCAAGGTCGTATTGGAGCCGCCGAAGTGCGACAA harbors:
- a CDS encoding IS66 family transposase — protein: MSDEKQQEFLVELGKITVGVRTLQAINAGTSQSVEPMGEELGDRIKQHSYGQVDETPWLVNGVKEWMWVVCGVGFCLFHAAETRSREELVKLLGERFEGVLVSDDFSLYNGYEVKAQQKCLAHLRRQFKKVGKLKPGNNPEVAKGFLDLIDTAFEQHRRWRETQDGGAYPEWAQSFRSEVEAALEQWLPKVEHDAGLLLRSLRDKAASGIF
- a CDS encoding phage integrase N-terminal SAM-like domain-containing protein, giving the protein MFQQKRHPREMGVPELCASYYLAVDKKMAASTQNVALSALLVLYR
- a CDS encoding UPF0175 family protein; translated protein: MQITIELPDDIANQLQPVNVSRRVLELIAADHYRQGRIGAAEVRQILNFSSRWETYKFLKREKAYLPYTEDDLEQDVQAIRNLLATE